The following are encoded together in the Fusarium keratoplasticum isolate Fu6.1 chromosome 1, whole genome shotgun sequence genome:
- a CDS encoding Protein kinase domain-containing protein, producing the protein MAHRLAPRGGIDLEALSPRDANAQRVPKTTEIKTKTVAQLRAAKDKEHPPPPPAEVIEPPSANDPNGVTYQVGKLLGKGGFAICYYGTHAVTRQKFALKVVKSHMPPKMEQKFQTELQIHSKMKHKNVVQFLRAFSQENCTYLVLELCPNGSLMDMVKRRKGLTEPEVRFYSVQIAGAIKYMHNKGIIHRDLKMGNIFLDSRMNAKIGDFGLAALLVTGRDMHTIRRTTLCGTPNYIAPEILEKGKKGHDHMVDIWSLGIIMFAMFTSKPPFQSSTTDEIYRRARERDYEWPAAETSQRFISQEAKDLVATMLQDADRRPDPDAIIQHPFFTSGYMPTEAEMSSRLRELPPDRQEFYATRMSSSLQAQSLRNFKDMCLECGIGPYGPDKVVYSQIWKEMAAEEKAGLTPLIPLEEGILYRPFEEWVREQQLRKSRLAMSVSSHVSSQASVSTEDPLSGSGKTSASALLRQPPQSFAAQQRSQHRPASSMVPKQRPTPEPTLSASQSVRARPRREGSRENASREAMESASKSLRSSSRTALPSATTSSRRSAEPQTSERPVIERRSATPPAPAAPPKRDYAESVRPATLFSSSERQDQISGTRPDLILDRLHRLQTELERALNSRTMAIISSKMVAPPHPHVVVKWVDYTNKFGLGYILNDGSVGCILRDIPTTENGKAALLPPAGVFIRGAERHILRREDETYEDRSQPLPMTEPIKFFENNGETGLSEVIVSPEQFRVAVNEDGTPGKMQPGKDIFQHRKRERIILWKKFANYMIAYGRDDFVPAEETDLVGAISPGQKGTMAELVTFYQRFGDVGCWVFCDGHLQFNFPDHTKIVIDATGTWCHFWHLPQDAAERLAKTGTIGAAALDDRAMLSYPLQTLLNFQAKPTAPRSGRTTTTRRRPEIAPDLQGIPAANDFRRKIVFIKDVVKEWVTNGGLGNSQMSRESRLRWGGYRENISSHVPQKHVWVTVGARWGDQRISTYVDARKPWELGEDVDPSRK; encoded by the exons ATGGCCCACAGGCTAGCTCCCAGAGGCGGCATCGATTTGGAGGCCTTGTCGCCTAGGGACGCCAACGCCCAACGAGTACCCAAGACGACtgagatcaagaccaagactgTAGCTCAGCTCAGGGcagccaaggacaaggagcaCCCACCCCCACCGCCAGCGGAAGTGATCGAGCCCCCCAGCGCAAACGACCCCAATGGCGTAACCTACCAAGTTGGAAAATTGCTTGGCAAGGGTGGTTTTGCCATTTGCTACTATGGAACACACGCCGTGACGAGGCAAAAATTTGCCctcaaggttgtcaagagcCACATGCCTCCCAAGATGGAGCAAAAG TTCCAAACTGAACTTCAGATCCACTCCAAAATGAAGCACAAGAACGTCGTCCAATTCCTACGAGCCTTTTCGCAGGAAAACTGCACCTATCTGGTCCTCGAATTGTGCCCCAATGGTTCGCTGATGGACATGGTGAAGCGGAGGAAAGGCCTCACGGAGCCTGAAGTCCGTTTCTACTCTGTTCAGATCGCCGGCGCAATCAAGTACATGCAcaacaagggcatcatcCACCGTGACTTGAAGATGGGAAACATCTTTCTCGACTCAAGGATGAACGCCAAGATTGGCGACTTTGGTCTTGCGGCATTGCTGGTAACAGGCAGAGACATGCACACGATTCGACGGACGACGCTCTGTGGAACACCAAACTACATCGCCCCTGAGATTttggagaaggggaagaagggccATGATCACATGGTCGACATCTGGAGCTTGGGAATCATCAT GTTTGCCATGTTCACCTCCAAGCCGCCGTTTCAATCTTCAACCACGGACGAAATCTACCGCCGAGCCAGGGAGAGGGACTACGAATGGCCCGCTGCGGAGACTTCGCAGAGATtcatcagccaagaagcTAAGGACCTGGTGGCCACGATGCTCCAGGATGCGGATCGCCGTCCGGACCCCGATGCCATCATCCAACATCCCTTTTTCACATCTGGCTACATGCCTACAGAAGCCGAGATGAGCTCACGGCTAAGGGAGCTCCCACCAGACCGACAAGAATTCTATGCCACCCGGATGAGCAGCTCTCTGCAAGCGCAGTCGCTGAGAAACTTCAAGGATATGTGCCTGGAGTGTGGCATAGGCCCCTACGGACCGGATAAGGTTGTCTACTCTCAGATCTGGAAGGAGATGGCTgcagaggagaaggctgGTCTTACCCCATTGATTCCGCTCGAGGAGGGAATCTTGTATAGACCGTTTGAGGAATGGGTGAGGGAGCAGCAGCTTAGAAAGTCTCGGCTTGCCATGTCCGTGTCGTCGCACGTATCCTCGCAGGCGAGCGTTTCGACTGAGGATCCGCTGTCGGGCAGCGGAAAGACCAGCGCATCGGCACTCCTTCGTCAACCACCACAGAGCTTTGCCGCGCAGCAAAGGTCGCAGCACAGGCCAGCCAGCTCTATGGTACCAAAGCAACGGCCAACCCCTGAGCCCACACTGTCTGCCTCGCAGAGCGTGCgagcgaggccaaggagggaaGGATCGCGAGAGAATGCTTCGAGGGAAGCCATGGAGTCAGCCAGCAAGAGCCTGCGAAGCTCGAGCAGGACAGCACTGCCTTCGGCTACGACATCTTCTCGTCGATCTGCAGAGCCCCAGACGTCTGAAAGACCAGTGATTGAGCGTCGATCAGCTACACCTCCTGCCCCGGCCGCACCGCCAAAGCGAGACTATGCGGAATCTGTGCGACCAGCAACTTTGTTCAGCTCTTCTGAGCGGCAAGACCAAATCTCAGGCACAAGACCTGACCTGATTCTGGATCGACTACACCGCCTCCAGACAGAGCTAGAACGGGCCCTCAACTCGAGAACCATGGCAATCATCTCATCGAAGATGGTCGCACCGCCCCATCCTCATGTGGTTGTCAAGTGGGTTGACTACACCAACAAGTTTGGTCTGGGCTACATCTTGAACGATGGTAGCGTCGGATGCATTCTTCGAGATATCCCCACCACAGAAAATGGCAAGGCTGCGCTTCTCCCCCCGGCTGGTGTTTTTATTCGCGGTGCAGAGAGACATATTCTACGCAGGGAAGACGAAACATACGAGGACAGAAGCCAGCCTCTCCCGATGACTGAACCCATCAAGTTCTTTGAGAACAATGGAGAGACTGGCCTGTCGGAGGTGATTGTTTCTCCCGAGCAATTCCGCGTGGCTGTGAATGAAGATGGAACACCTGGCAAGATGCAGCCGGGTAAGGACATCTTCCAACACCGGAAGCGTGAGAGGATCATTCTTTGGAAGAAGTTTGCCAACTACATGATCGCTTATGGACGGGACGATTTTGTGCCGGCTGAAGAGACCGACCTAGTGGGTGCCATATCTCCAGGCCAGAAGGGCACAATGGCCGAGTTGGTGACATTCTACCAACGATTCGGAGACGTTGGGTGCTGGGTCTTCTGCGACGGCCACCTCCAA TTCAACTTCCCGGATCACACGAAGATTGTGATCGACGCCACTGGTACCTGGTGCCATTTCTGGCACCTCCCCCAGGATGCTGCAGAGAGACTTGCCAAGACCGGCACCATTGGCGCAGCGGCACTTGACGACCGAGCCATGCTGTCGTATCCCCTTCAGACATTGTTGAACTTCCAAGCCAAGCCGACTGCTCCTCGATCTGGACGGACCACTACCACACGGAGGCGGCCCGAGATCGCCCCTGATCTGCAGGGCATCCCCGCTGCCAACGATTTCCGACGAAAGATTGTCTTTATCAAAGACGTTGTCAAGGAATGGGTGACAAATGGTGGCCTGGGCAACAGCCAGATGAGCCGGGAGTCTCGTCTTCGATGGGGCGGCTATCGTGAGAACATCAGCTCTCACGTGCCGCAGAAGCACGTATGGGTTACAGTGGGCGCTCGATGGGGCGACCAGCGGATATCGACCTATGTTGACGCCCGAAAGCCGTGGGAGTTGGGCGAGGACGTTGATCCTTCCAGGAAGTGA
- a CDS encoding 60S ribosomal protein L33-A codes for MPSEAGHRLYVKGRHLSYQRSRHTTRPATSLIKIEGVDDTQGANFYLGKKVAFVYRGQKEIRGTKIRVIWGKVTRPHGNSGVVRAKFTSPLPTKSFGASVRVMLYPSSI; via the exons ATGCCTTCGGAAGCCGGTCACCGAC TATACGTCAA GGGACGTCACCTGAGCTACCAGCGCTCTCGTCACACTACCCGCCCTGCCACCAGCCTGATCAAGATCGAGGGTGTTGACGACACCCAGGGCGCCAA CTTCTACCTTGGCAAGAAGGTCGCTTTCGTCTACCGGGGCCAGAAGGAGATCCGGGGCACCAAGATCCGTGTCATCTGGGGCAAGGTCACCCGGCCACACG GCAACTCCGGCGTCGTCCGCGCCAAGTTCACCTCCCCTCTCCCCACCAAGTCCTTCGGTGCTTCTGTTCGCGTCATGCTGTACCCATCTTCGATATAA
- a CDS encoding Glucose-6-phosphate 1-dehydrogenase: MDPCMELKQNTTIVVLGASGDLAKKKTYPALFGLYRNQFLPQDVKIVGYARTKMDHEEYIRRIKSYMKTPTKESEQQLEEFCELCTYVSGQYDKDESFQVLEQHLQDIEKGRTETHRLFYMALPPSVFTIVSQHLKKVCYPTKGIARVIVEKPFGKDLASSRELQKSLEPDWNEQELFRIDHYLGKEMVKNILILRFGNSFLGATWNRHHIDNVQISFKEPFGTEGRGGYFDEFGIIRDVMQNHLLQVLTLLAMERPISFNAEDIRDEKVRVLRAIPAIEPKNVIIGQYGKSLDGSKPAYREDDTVPKDSRCPTFCAMVAYIKNERWDGVPFIIKAGKALNEQKTEIRIQFKDVTSGIFKDIPRNELVMRIQPNESVYIKMNSKLPGLSMQTVVTELDLTYRRRFSDLKIPEAYESLVLDCLKGDQSNFVRDDELDASWRIFTPLLHYLDENKEIIPMEYPYGSRGPAVLDDFTASYGYKFSDAAGYQWPTTTATPNKF; the protein is encoded by the exons ATGGATCC GTGCATGGAGCTCAAGCAAAACaccaccatcgtcgtcctcggcgctTCTGGTGATCTTGCGAAAAAGAAGACG TACCCTGCGCTCTTCGGTCTG TACCGAAACCAGTTCCTCCCTCAAGATGTCAAGATCGTCGGATATGCCCGCACCAAGATGGACCACGAGGAGTACATTCGACGTATCAAGTCATACATGAAGACCCCCACAAAGGAGTCCGAGCAACAACTCGAGGAGTTCTGCGAACTCTGCACCTATGTGTCGGGTCAGTACGATAAGGATGAGTCGTTCCAGGTTCTCGAGCAGCATCTCCAGGATATTGAGAAGGGTCGCACCGAGACCCATCGACTCTTCTACATGGCCCTGCCCCCCAGTGTCTTCACCATTGTTTCGCAGCACCTGAAGAAGGTGTGCTATCCCACGAAGGGCATTGCGCGCGTTATT GTCGAGAAGCCCTTTGGCAAGGATCTTGCCAGCTCCCGCGAGCTTCAAAAGTCCCTGGAGCCTGACTGGAACGAGCAAGAACTGTTCCGAATTGACCACTACCTGGGCAAGGAAATGGTCAAGAACATCCTGATCCTCCGATTTGGTAACTCATTCCTGGGCGCTACCTGGAACCGCCACCACATCGACAACGTTCAGATTTCCTTCAAGGAGCCCTTCGGCACCGAGGGCCGTGGCGGCTACTTTGACGAGTTCGGCATCATTCGAGATGTCATGCAGAAccatcttctccaggtcCTTACTCTCCTGGCCATGGAGCGacccatctccttcaacgCTGAGGATATCCGTGACGAAAAGGTCCGCGTCCTCCGCGCCATTCCCGCCATTGAGCCCAAGAACGTCATCATTGGCCAGTATGGCAAGTCCCTCGACGGCAGCAAGCCCGCCTACCGCGAGGATGACACTGTCCCCAAGGACTCTCGATGCCCTACCTTCTGCGCCATGGTTGCGTACATCAAGAACGAGCGATGGGACGGTGtccccttcatcatcaaggccggcAAGGCGCTCAACGAGCAAAAGACAGAGATTCGAATTCAGTTCAAGGACGTCACTTCGGGTATCTTTAAGGACATTCCCCGAAATGAGCTTGTCATGCGCATCCAGCCCAACGAGAGTGTCTACATCAAGATGAACTCTAAGCTTCCTGGTCTGAGCATGCAGACCGTTGTTACCGAGCTCGATCTGACCTACCGCCGACGATTCTCGGACCTCAAGATCCCCGAGGCCTACGAGTCTCTTGTGCTCGACTGCCTGAAGGGCGACCAGTCCAACTTTGTCCGTGACGACGAGCTCGATGCCAGTTGGCGAATCTTCACTCCTCTCCTCCACTACCTGGATGAGAACAAGGAGATTATCCCCATGGAGTATCCCTATG GATCTCGCGGCCCTGCTGTCCTCGACGACTTCACGGCCTCGTATGGCTACAAGTTCAGTGACGCTGCCGGTTACCAGTGGCCCACGACCACTGCCACCCCCAACAAGTT TTAA
- a CDS encoding Myb-like domain-containing protein translates to MLLPSALSCDASHSSHSSQPRLQPSLFSPPASPPSHAPFANIMTTCRSLQSLLANPAPITTDSRAMPSLAQLPTPPLAHAPPPLKLRLRSRDNRREPVGPKKITKRAPPRGANKRRRTPEDDVDRYGSESDSASEAPSSPCQPAEPVAPSTPKRTRIAPEQLPLGLERSDFHRMQGNNTTENSTENNSAEVGEEEWTAEDDRILIELVLEKLKLSKTEWQDCARNLGRDRHAVNRRWKSLIMNGDVGLKTRSGRRSRLHSTW, encoded by the coding sequence ATGCTCCTCCCGTCCGCTCTGTCGTGCGATGCATCGCACTCGTCGCACTCCTCCCAGCCTCGACTTCAaccctctctcttctctcctcccgCCAGCCCCCCGTCGCACGCTCCATTCGCCAACATCATGACAACCTGCCGCTCCCTCCAGTCCCTGCTCGCCAATCCCGCGCCCATCACCACCGACTCACGCGCCATGCCATCGCTCGCTCAACTACCCACGCCGCCGCTTGCCCAcgcgcctcctcctctgaaGCTACGCCTGCGGTCGCGCGACAATCGCCGTGAGCCGGTCGGACCCAAGAAGATCACCAAGCGCGCTCCCCCGCGTGGCGCCAACAAGAGACGCCGCACCCCCGAGGACGATGTAGACCGCTATGGTTCCGAAAGTGACTCGGCCAGTGAGgcgccatcgtcgccatgCCAGCCCGCTGAACCAGTTGCACCCTCAACACCTAAGCGCACGCGCATCGCCCCTGAACAACTGCCTCTTGGTCTCGAGCGCTCCGACTTCCACAGAATGCAgggcaacaacaccaccgaAAACAGCACAGAAAACAACAGCGCCGaagtgggagaagaagagtggACCGCTGAGGATGATCGCATCCTCATCGAACTCGTactcgagaagctcaagctgtCCAAGACTGAATGGCAAGATTGCGCCCGAAACCTCGGCCGCGATCGCCATGCCGTAAACCGTCGCTGGAAGAGTCTAATAATGAACGGCGACGTTGGCCTCAAGACGCGATCTGGCCGTCGAAGCAGGCTACACTCAACCTGGTAG
- a CDS encoding Vacuolar ATPase assembly integral membrane protein VMA21 yields the protein MATRRIIATEKTILDKDDPIEEKSDIAPAVPKDVIYKLLAFTIGMIVLPIGSYFLTVNTIFRGNSSFAGGFAAVMANVVLVAYIIVAMKEENAEQPGKPKSDSKKDQ from the exons ATGGCGACCCGACGTATCATTGCGACTGAAAAGACCATCCTCGATAAGGATGACCCTATTGAGGAAAAGTCCGATATTGCTCCTGCTGTGCCAAA GGATGTCATCTATAAGCTCTTGGCCTTTACTATTGGCATGATTGTCCTTCCCATCGGATCCTACTTTCTCACTGTCAATACCATCTTCCGGG GCAACTCATCCTTCGCTGGTGGCTTTGCTGCTGTCATGGCCAATGTCGTGCTGGTTGCATATATCATCGTCGCaatgaaggaggagaacgCCGAGCAGCCAGGTAAACCAAAGTCTGACAGCAAAAAGGATCAATAG
- a CDS encoding Chitin synthase: MSLPERPGASPAYDQRNVYRNSPSRRSRPVDIETGGYHPVGDTNQHQRGRSASSFADSIGPNSNTESMPLSPSSPEARASRNNEPVSRKRSLIRPERNRIDRDHRNYHYHKHAAHMNVLPSSTGNDPIYEDLEASTDRSGSNLNEDASDNSPRQRRHASGEHEKSAAASSRPAPSRSKSGKIQKKSKSKRNSRQKTKRVEEQLRPPTFWNVYCAIVTFWAPGFIMKCCGMPTRAQQRAWREKMGLISVILCIMAIVGFLTFGFTATVCGAPAERLRVNKVDSGNMIFHGVAYDLSKSHHPAAQGMPLRSDGLGPNVLYDLPEKHGGQDGSFLFQNVNGKCKGLITLADGSDVPTNDDGDLAWYFPCTTFNQDGSSKPNLTIPYYLGYGCHTTLKSRDLFYLDLSGSADVYFSWDDIKNSSRNLMVYSGNVLDLDLLNWFNKSQVVIPERFEQLRDKDSEINKLVRGRDVTRMFQSSTDKKYAQCFEEIIKVGSVDTETIGCIASKIVLYCALVLILSVVGVRFLLAIIFQWFICRKYAPAKTSQSSDRRKRNRQIEDWSEDIYRAPARLPGDIGSTVVGSDRTTKRGSFLPTTSRFSTVGGPDVRLANQRRIPTTMASQAASSQLLAPGSIFKQGNDSRASFLRSDPYSSSSNPTEGPGPAGFIHDAVVPQPPSDWMPFGFPLAHTMCLVTAYSEGEEGIRTTLDSIATTDYPNSHKVIVVICDGIIKGKGEAVSTPDVCLGMLKDHSTPPDMVEPFSYVAVASGAKRHNMAKAYCGFYDYGKNSRIPVDRQQRVPMMVLVKCGTPDEASNSKPGNRGKRDSQIILMSFLQKVMFDERMTELEYEMFNGLWKVTGISPDYYEIILMVDADTKVFPDSLTHMISAMVKDPEIMGLCGETKIANKRDSWVTAIQVFEYFVSHHLAKSFESVFGGVTCLPGCFCMYRIKAPKGGHNYWVPILANPDIVEHYSENVVETLHEKNLYLLGEDRFLTTLMLRTFPKRKQVFIPQAVCKTTVPDEFMVLLSQRRRWINSTIHNLMELILVRDLCGTFCFSMQFIIFVELVGTLVLPAAIAFTFYVVITSIINSPPQIIPLVLLALILGLPGLLVVVTAHSWSYIVWMLIYLLALPIWNFVLPSYAFWKFDDFSWGETRKTAGEKTKKAGLEYEGEFDSSKITMKRWAEFERDKRSKSGYWGSRENVVGGGGSWTSPPGHHQYSEDYYSDA; this comes from the exons ATGTCTCTCCCCGAACGGCCGGGCGCGAGTCCCGCATACGATCAGCGCAATGTCTACCGAAACTCGCCCTCGCGACGATCGCGTCCTGTCGACATCGAAACCGGTGGCTATCATCCCGTAGGAGATACAAATCAACACCAACGTGGGAgatctgcttcttctttcgcTGATTCCATCGGTCCTAATTCAAATACAGAGAGTATGCCTCTGTCGCCATCGAGCCCCGAGGCCCGTGCCTCGAGGAACAACGAGCCCGTATCTCGCAAGAGGAGCTTGATTCGACCCGAGAGAAACAGGATTGATAGGGACCACCGAAATTACCACTACCACAAGCATGCTGCGCACATGAACGTTCTCCCATCGTCGACAGGAAATGACCCCATCTacgaggacctcgaggcgTCGACCGACCGGTCCGGCTCGAATCTCAACGAGGATGCATCGGATAACTCTCCTCGACAGAGACGACACGCGAGCGGCGAACACGAGAAGAGCGCCGCCGCCTCTTCCCGCCCTGCTCCAAGCCGCTCGAAATCGGGAAAGATCCAGAAGAAGTCGAAGTCGAAGCGTAATTCCAGACAAAAAACCAAGCGGGTGGAGGAGCAGCTTCGACCTCCTACATTTTGGAATGTCTACTGCGCCATTGTGACCTTCTGGGCACCCGGCTTCATTATGAAGTGCTGTGGTATGCCAACACGGGCGCAGCAGAGGGCCTGGCGAGAGAAGATGGGCCTCATCAGTGTCATCTTGTGCATCATGGCCATTGTTGGTTTTCTCACCTTTGGTTTCACGGCGACTGTCTGCGGCGCTCCCGCGGAGCGGTTACGCGTTAACAAGGTTGATAGTGGTAACATGATCTTCCATGGCGTTGCCTATGATCTGTCCAAGTCCCACCACCCTGCTGCTCAAGGCATGCCTCTTCGAAGTGACGGATTGGGCCCCAACGTTCTCTACGATTTGCCCGAGAAGCACGGTGGACAGGATGGTAGTTTTCTGTTCCAGAACGTCAATGGCAAGTGCAAGGGCTTGATCACGCTCGCAGATGGCTCAGATGTTCCGACCAACGATGACGGCGACCTGGCTTGGTATTTCCCCTGCACTACGTTTAACCAGGATGGCTCGTCCAAGCCGAACCTTACCATTCCGTACTATCTTGGTTACGGGTGCCATACGACGCTCAAATCGCGAGATCTTTTCTACCTCGACTTGAGCGGCTCCGCGGACGTCTACTTTAGCTGGGACGATATCAAGAACAGCTCGCGCAACCTGATGGTTTACTCTGGAAACGTCCTGGATCTGGACCTCCTCAATTGGTTCAACAAGAGCCAGGTGGTGATCCCTGAACGCTTCGAGCAGCTGCGAGACAAGGATTCCGAGATCAACAAGCTTGTTCGGGGTCGCGACGTAACCCGAATGTTCCAGTCGTCAACTGACAAGAAGTATGCGCAGTGTTTCgaggagatcatcaaggttgGGTCGGTCGATACCGAGACGATTGGCTGCATCGCTTCCAAGATTGTCCTCTATTGCGCCTTGGTCCTCATTCTCTCAGTCGTCGGTGTTCGCTTCTtgctggccatcatcttccagtGGTTCATCTGCCGCAAGTACGCGCCAGCCAAGACATCGCAGAGCTCCGATCGCCGAAAGCGAAACCGCCAGATTGAAGACTGGTCCGAGGATATTTACCGTGCGCCTGCGAGATTGCCTGGTGATATTGGAAGCACTGTGGTCGGATCTGACCGAACCACCAAGCGCGGATCATTCCTCCCAACCACATCTCGATTCTCAACTGTCGGCGGCCCCGATGTAAGGCTCGCTAACCAGCGACGCATTCCCACAACAATGGCCAGCCAGGCTGCTTCGAGCCAACTTCTCGCACCTGGATCCATTTTCAAGCAGGGCAATGACAGCCGCGCCAGTTTCCTCCGATCAGACCCGTACTCCAGCAGCTCCAACCCTACCGAAGGCCCCGGACCCGCGGGCTTCATTCACGATGCCGTTGTTCCTCAGCCCCCTTCGGATTGGATGCCCTTTGGTTTCCCCTTGGCTCACACCATGTGCCTGGTCACGGCTTACTctgaaggagaggagggtaTTCGAACTACTCTAGACTCGATCGCGACAACCGACTACCCCAACAGTCACAAGGTTATTGTTGTTATTTGCGACGGTatcatcaagggcaagggcgaAGCTGTTTCGACTCCTGACGTCTGCCTGGGCATGCTCAAGGACCACTCTACGCCTCCCGACATGGTTGAGCCATTCTCCTATGTGGCAGTTGCTAGCGGAGCCAAGCGAcacaacatggccaaggcctacTGCGGTTTCTACGACTATGGCAAGAACTCTAGGATTCCCGTCGACCGACAGCAGCGCGTGCCCATGATGGTGCTTGTCAAGTGTGGAACTCCCGATGAAGCTAGTAACTCGAAGCCTGGCAACCGAGGAAAGCGAGACAGTCAGATCATCCTCATGTCTTTCTTGCAGAAGGTCATGTTTGATGAGCGAATGACGGAACTCGAGTACGAAATGTTCAACGGCCTCTGGAAGGTGACTGGTATCTCGCCGGACTACTATGAGATTATTCTGATGGTAGACGCCGATACCAAGGTGTTCCCTGACAGTCTGACGCACATGATCTCTGCTATGGTCAAAGATCCTGAAATCATGGGTCTCTGCGGCGAAACCAAGATTGCCAACAAGCGTGACAGCTGGGTGACGGCGATCCAGGTGTTTGAGTACTTTGTCTCGCATCATCTGGCCAAGTCTTTCGAGTCCGTCTTTGGTGGTGTTACCTGTTTGCCCGGTTGTTTCTGCATGTACCGCATCAAGGCTCCCAAGGGTGGTCACAACTATTGGGTCCCCATTCTGGCCAACCCCGACATTGTCGAGCACTACTCGGAGAACGTGGTCGAGACTCTTCACGAGAAGAACCTGTACCTCCTGGGAGAAGATCGTTTCCTGACAACCCTGATGCTGCGGACGTTCCCCAAGCGAAAACAGGTCTTTATCCCCCAGGCTGTGTGCAAGACGACTGTGCCCGATGAGTTCATGGTTCTCCTGTCTCAGCGACGTCGCTGGATCAACTCGACAATCCACAACCTCATGGAGCTCATTCTGGTCCGTGATCTATGCGGTACCTTCTGTTTCTCGATGCAGttcatcatctttgtcgaGCTTGTCGGTACCCTGGTTCTGCCTGCTGCCATTGCGTTTACCTTTTATGTTG TTATTACTTCGATCATCAATTCGCCTCCTCAAATCATTCCCCTGGTTCTGCTGgctctcatcctcggtcTGCCGGGTCTGCTTGTTGTCGTCACCGCCCACTCGTGGTCCTACATTGTCTGGATGCTCATCTACCTCCTCGCGCTACCCATTTGGAACTTTGTCCTGCCTAGCTATGCCTTCTGGAAGTTTGACGACTTCTCATGGGGTGAAACTCGAAAGACGGCAGGagaaaagaccaagaaggcgGGTCTCGAATACGAGGGCGAGTTTGACAGCAGCAAGATCACGATGAAGCGGTGGGCCGAGTTCGAGCGCGACAAGCGATCCAAGAGCGGCTACTGGGGTTCCCGTGAGAACGTGGTAGGCGGCGGAGGCAGCTGGACCAGCCCTCCAGGCCACCACCAGTACAGTGAGGATTACTACTCTGATGCTTGA